A single genomic interval of Pseudomonas sp. FeN3W harbors:
- a CDS encoding Maf family protein, with amino-acid sequence MGALFLASASPRRRELLAQIGVPFSLISVSVDETPSPTESPEAYVERVARDKALAGLAGLGDREGCVLGADTSVVLDQHILGKPADRADGLAMLAALSGRTHRVMTAVALASRSACEVRVVISEVTFRTIDEAEAERYWDSGEPADKAGGYAIQGWGAVFVSQLQGSYSAVVGLPLCETAQLIDAFGLSRWTKGSS; translated from the coding sequence ATGGGCGCTCTGTTTCTTGCCTCGGCATCACCCCGTCGCCGCGAATTGCTCGCGCAGATCGGCGTGCCGTTTTCCCTCATCAGCGTGTCGGTCGATGAAACGCCGTCGCCGACCGAGTCGCCCGAGGCGTATGTCGAGCGCGTGGCACGCGACAAGGCGCTCGCCGGGCTGGCCGGTCTGGGGGATCGCGAAGGCTGCGTGCTGGGTGCCGACACCAGCGTGGTGCTCGATCAGCATATTCTCGGCAAGCCTGCCGACCGTGCCGACGGGCTCGCCATGCTGGCGGCGTTGTCCGGGCGTACGCACCGGGTCATGACCGCCGTAGCGCTGGCCAGTCGAAGTGCCTGCGAGGTGCGTGTGGTCATCAGCGAGGTGACCTTCCGTACCATCGACGAAGCCGAAGCCGAACGCTACTGGGACAGCGGCGAGCCGGCGGACAAGGCAGGCGGTTATGCCATCCAGGGCTGGGGTGCGGTGTTCGTCAGCCAGTTGCAGGGCAGCTATTCGGCGGTGGTTGGCCTGCCGTTATGTGAAACGGCGCAGCTGATCGACGCCTTTGGACTTTCACGTTGGACCAAAGGCTCAAGCTAG
- a CDS encoding PEGA domain-containing protein — MEAGSSIFSRPQGSRGARAVLAAGAVGALLMTLVMSTGYSQADSAPQAPQLAKLSTPDTPITVAASSAPAADSPRAEQLAGKIAELDAILLEKQKLEDALRAEKSELAAVQLQLANSKKLIRLEVDDFLGQSAERKRLDELLDEHKRGAEAEKTIGERVEALEKDLGNQHLKFSLAARDVDRLKTQLAAEVRERNSRKIQAIARKLDKTVRFEQSVSFRCSASKSLAACLAEHRNDGQMSQWVQENYQRVLAEDIREQVADVELDTAWYRYRTRTAFAQASMSLDGTVNAQMNVEATITAKKMMPCAILDVPYEQCDSKTHSLIVRSNKYDDRVRINDQEHGATPVSLVLDSGVYDIQVTSGGITQKRTLSLKGDQVVNFKF; from the coding sequence ATGGAAGCTGGCAGTTCGATTTTTTCCAGGCCGCAAGGCTCTCGTGGCGCCCGAGCGGTGTTGGCAGCCGGCGCGGTGGGGGCATTGCTGATGACGCTGGTCATGAGCACTGGCTACTCCCAGGCCGACAGCGCCCCGCAGGCCCCTCAGCTGGCCAAGCTGTCGACTCCCGACACGCCCATCACCGTTGCCGCTTCCTCTGCACCCGCTGCCGATTCGCCTCGCGCCGAGCAACTGGCCGGCAAGATTGCAGAACTCGACGCCATTCTCCTTGAAAAGCAGAAGCTTGAAGACGCGCTGCGGGCCGAGAAGAGCGAACTCGCGGCCGTGCAGTTGCAGCTGGCCAACAGCAAGAAGCTGATTCGCCTGGAGGTCGACGACTTCCTCGGTCAGAGCGCCGAGCGCAAGCGTCTCGATGAGCTGCTGGACGAGCACAAGCGTGGTGCCGAAGCCGAGAAAACCATCGGCGAACGCGTAGAGGCCCTGGAGAAGGACCTCGGCAACCAGCACCTGAAGTTCTCGCTCGCCGCGCGTGACGTCGACCGCCTCAAGACCCAACTGGCCGCCGAGGTTCGCGAGCGCAACAGCAGGAAGATTCAGGCCATCGCCCGCAAGCTGGACAAGACCGTTCGCTTCGAGCAATCGGTTTCGTTCCGCTGTTCCGCCAGCAAGAGCCTCGCGGCCTGTCTGGCCGAGCATCGCAACGATGGTCAGATGTCGCAATGGGTGCAGGAAAACTACCAGCGTGTGTTGGCCGAGGACATCCGTGAGCAGGTTGCCGATGTCGAGCTGGACACCGCCTGGTACCGCTACCGCACACGCACCGCTTTCGCCCAGGCGAGCATGAGCCTGGACGGCACCGTCAACGCACAGATGAACGTCGAGGCGACCATCACGGCGAAGAAGATGATGCCGTGCGCGATCCTCGATGTGCCCTACGAGCAATGCGACAGCAAGACCCACTCGTTGATCGTGCGCAGCAACAAGTACGACGATCGGGTCCGCATCAACGACCAGGAGCATGGCGCCACGCCGGTTTCGCTGGTGCTGGACAGCGGCGTCTACGACATTCAGGTCACCTCCGGTGGTATTACCCAGAAGCGCACGCTGTCGCTCAAGGGTGATCAGGTGGTCAACTTCAAGTTCTGA
- the mreD gene encoding rod shape-determining protein MreD — MISGRPNNGWIIWFSLTFALLLSVAPMPGSAEIARPLWLGLVIAFWSLVLPHRGGLGAAFCFGLAQDVLAGTLFGQSALPLILIAFLVLSLQQRLRMFPLWQQSMVLLVVLGLAQLVQLWLNTLTGNRPPTLLFLVPVPVSALLWPWVYVALQGLRQRFAVY; from the coding sequence ATGATCAGCGGGCGGCCGAACAATGGATGGATCATCTGGTTCAGTCTGACGTTCGCGCTGCTGCTCAGTGTCGCGCCCATGCCTGGCAGTGCGGAGATCGCGCGACCCTTGTGGCTGGGGCTGGTCATCGCCTTCTGGTCGTTGGTTCTGCCGCATCGCGGTGGGCTGGGCGCCGCGTTCTGTTTCGGGCTCGCCCAGGACGTTCTGGCCGGCACGCTGTTCGGCCAGAGCGCCTTGCCGCTGATCCTGATCGCCTTTCTGGTGCTGAGTCTGCAGCAACGCCTGCGCATGTTTCCGCTGTGGCAACAGAGCATGGTGCTGTTGGTTGTACTCGGCCTCGCCCAGTTGGTGCAGCTCTGGCTGAATACGCTGACCGGCAATCGGCCACCGACGCTGCTGTTCCTGGTGCCTGTGCCGGTCAGCGCGCTGCTCTGGCCCTGGGTGTATGTCGCGCTGCAGGGATTGCGTCAGCGATTCGCTGTTTATTGA
- the mreC gene encoding rod shape-determining protein MreC — protein MLGVRLLVFVVLCVVLMVVDARFDALKTVRSQMGLVLTPFYWVADMPVRIWRGATEQIASSSSLMAENEKLKAEALLMQRRLQKLAMLTEQNVRLRELLNSAALVDDKVIVAELIGLDPNPFTHRILIDKGEQDGVFMGQPVLDASGLMGQVVEVLPYAARVLLLTDVTHSIPVQVNRNGLRAIAVGTGNPDYLELRHVAETADVKVGDLLVSSGLGQRFPSGYPVAQVTEVVHGSGQPFAIVRAVPTAMLNRSRYLMLVFSDSRTPEERAADAAEAQADADEKAASEGTEAAAPAAEAGAEPSAAEQAPAAASPGAVSEEAQ, from the coding sequence CTGCTCGGTGTGCGCCTGCTGGTGTTCGTCGTGCTTTGTGTCGTGCTGATGGTGGTGGATGCACGCTTCGACGCGCTGAAGACGGTACGCAGCCAGATGGGCCTGGTGCTGACGCCGTTCTACTGGGTCGCCGACATGCCGGTGCGGATCTGGCGAGGCGCGACCGAGCAGATCGCCAGCAGCAGCAGCCTGATGGCGGAGAACGAGAAGCTCAAGGCCGAGGCGCTGCTGATGCAGCGGCGTCTGCAGAAGCTGGCGATGCTCACCGAGCAGAACGTGCGCCTGCGCGAGTTGCTCAACTCGGCGGCGCTGGTGGATGACAAGGTCATCGTCGCCGAGCTGATCGGACTCGACCCGAACCCCTTCACCCATCGCATCCTCATCGACAAGGGCGAGCAGGACGGCGTCTTCATGGGGCAGCCGGTGCTCGATGCCAGCGGCCTGATGGGTCAGGTCGTCGAGGTGCTGCCGTACGCTGCGCGCGTGCTGCTGCTGACCGATGTCACCCATAGCATCCCGGTGCAGGTCAACCGCAACGGCCTGCGTGCGATCGCCGTGGGCACCGGTAATCCGGACTATCTGGAGCTGCGCCATGTGGCCGAAACCGCTGACGTCAAAGTGGGGGATCTGCTGGTCAGTTCCGGGCTCGGTCAGCGGTTTCCAAGCGGTTATCCGGTGGCTCAGGTGACCGAGGTCGTGCATGGCTCCGGCCAGCCGTTCGCCATCGTACGGGCGGTACCGACCGCCATGCTCAATCGCAGCCGCTATCTGATGCTGGTATTCAGCGATTCGCGGACGCCGGAAGAGCGGGCCGCCGACGCCGCCGAGGCCCAGGCCGACGCCGATGAGAAAGCCGCTAGCGAAGGCACGGAGGCAGCCGCACCTGCAGCCGAGGCGGGGGCTGAGCCAAGCGCTGCAGAACAGGCGCCCGCCGCTGCGTCGCCAGGCGCGGTATCTGAGGAGGCGCAATGA
- the mreB gene encoding rod shape-determining protein MreB: MFKKLRGMFSSDLSIDLGTANTLIYVRDRGIVLDEPSVVAIRSHGNQKSVVAVGTEAKRMLGRTPGNINAIRPMKDGVIADFSVCEKMLQYFINKVHENSFLQPSPRVLICVPCKSTQVERRAIRESALGAGAREVFLIEEPMAAAIGAGLPVDEARGSMVVDIGGGTTEIALISLNGVVYAESVRVGGDRFDESIVTYVRRNYGSLIGESTAERIKQEIGTAFPGGEVREVDVRGRNLAEGVPRSFTLNSNEVLEALQESLATIVQAVKSALEQSPPELASDIAERGLVLTGGGALLRDLDKLLAQETGLPVIVAEEPLTCVARGGGRALEMMDRHAMDLLSTE; encoded by the coding sequence ATGTTCAAGAAACTGCGTGGCATGTTTTCCAGTGATCTGTCGATCGATCTGGGCACTGCCAATACCCTTATTTATGTGCGCGATCGCGGCATCGTTCTCGACGAACCCTCTGTAGTCGCCATTCGTAGCCACGGCAACCAGAAGAGCGTCGTCGCCGTCGGCACCGAGGCCAAGCGCATGCTGGGCCGCACCCCGGGCAACATCAATGCGATCCGTCCGATGAAGGACGGTGTGATTGCCGACTTCAGCGTCTGCGAGAAGATGCTGCAGTATTTCATCAACAAAGTGCACGAAAACAGCTTTCTGCAGCCCAGCCCGCGCGTGCTGATCTGCGTGCCCTGCAAGTCGACCCAGGTCGAGCGCCGTGCCATTCGTGAGTCGGCATTGGGTGCCGGAGCCCGCGAAGTGTTTCTGATCGAGGAACCGATGGCTGCCGCGATCGGCGCCGGCTTGCCGGTCGACGAAGCGCGTGGCTCTATGGTCGTGGACATCGGTGGTGGCACCACCGAGATCGCGCTGATCTCCCTCAATGGCGTGGTCTACGCCGAATCCGTACGGGTCGGCGGTGATCGTTTCGACGAATCCATCGTGACCTATGTACGCCGCAACTATGGCAGCCTGATCGGCGAATCCACCGCCGAGCGCATCAAGCAGGAAATCGGCACGGCCTTCCCCGGTGGCGAAGTGCGTGAGGTGGACGTCCGTGGTCGCAACCTGGCCGAAGGCGTGCCGCGCAGTTTCACCCTGAATTCCAACGAAGTGCTCGAAGCCCTGCAGGAATCGCTGGCGACCATCGTTCAAGCGGTCAAAAGCGCGCTCGAGCAATCTCCGCCGGAGCTCGCCTCCGACATCGCCGAGCGCGGCTTGGTGTTGACTGGCGGTGGCGCGTTGCTGCGTGACCTGGACAAGCTGCTGGCCCAGGAAACCGGTCTGCCGGTGATCGTCGCCGAGGAGCCGCTGACCTGCGTCGCCCGTGGCGGTGGTCGCGCGCTGGAGATGATGGATCGTCACGCCATGGACCTGCTGTCCACGGAGTGA
- the gatC gene encoding Asp-tRNA(Asn)/Glu-tRNA(Gln) amidotransferase subunit GatC, which produces MALERTEVEKIAHLARLGLSEADLPRTTETLNNILGLIDRMQAVDTTGIEPLAHPLETTQRLRTDAVTESNQRDAYQAIAPAVEEGLYLVPRVIE; this is translated from the coding sequence ATGGCGCTTGAACGCACCGAGGTGGAAAAGATCGCTCATCTGGCCCGCCTGGGCCTGTCTGAAGCCGACCTGCCACGCACCACCGAGACCCTCAACAATATCCTCGGCCTGATCGACCGCATGCAGGCGGTCGACACCACGGGTATCGAGCCGCTGGCCCACCCGCTGGAAACCACCCAGCGCCTGCGTACCGATGCAGTCACCGAGAGCAACCAGCGTGATGCCTACCAGGCCATCGCACCCGCCGTGGAAGAAGGCCTCTACCTGGTTCCGCGAGTGATCGAGTGA
- the gatA gene encoding Asp-tRNA(Asn)/Glu-tRNA(Gln) amidotransferase subunit GatA, with protein MHNLTLAEIARNLAEKHFSAEELTRNLLARIEQLDPQLNAFISVTDELAMAQAKAADARRAAGENGALLGAPIGHKDLFCTQGIRTSCGSKILDNFKAPYDATVVERLAAAGTVTLGKLNMDEFAMGSANESSYYGAVKNPWDLTRVPGGSSGGSAAAIAARLLPAATGTDTGGSIRQPAALTNLTGLKPTYGRVSRWGMVAYASSLDQGGPMARTAEDCALLLSAMAGFDAKDSTSVDQPLDDYLAALSQPLAGLRIGLPKEYFGAGLDPKIADAVMASVEELKKLGATVMDISLPNMQHAIPSYYVIAPAEASSNLSRFDGVRFGYRCENPADLTDLYKRSRAEGFGDEVKRRIMVGTYALSAGYYDAYYLKAQKIRRLIKQDFVAAFEQVDVILGPTTPNLAWKLGEKNADPVSAYLEDIYTITANLAGIPGLSMPAGFIDGLPVGVQLLAPYFQEARLLNVAHQYQQVTDWHMRAPAGF; from the coding sequence ATGCACAACCTGACGCTTGCCGAGATCGCCCGCAACCTTGCCGAGAAGCACTTCTCCGCCGAGGAATTGACGCGCAACCTGCTGGCCCGCATCGAGCAGCTCGACCCGCAGCTCAACGCCTTTATCAGCGTTACCGACGAACTCGCCATGGCGCAGGCCAAGGCCGCCGATGCGCGTCGTGCCGCCGGCGAGAACGGCGCCCTGCTCGGCGCACCGATCGGCCACAAGGACCTGTTCTGCACCCAGGGCATCCGCACCAGCTGCGGCTCGAAGATTCTCGACAACTTCAAGGCCCCGTATGACGCCACCGTGGTGGAACGGCTCGCAGCCGCCGGTACGGTCACGCTCGGCAAGCTGAACATGGACGAATTCGCCATGGGCTCGGCCAACGAGTCGAGCTATTACGGCGCGGTGAAGAACCCCTGGGACCTGACCCGTGTACCGGGCGGCTCCTCCGGCGGCTCCGCCGCAGCCATCGCCGCACGACTGTTGCCTGCCGCGACCGGCACCGACACCGGCGGCTCGATCCGCCAGCCGGCTGCGCTGACCAACCTCACCGGCCTCAAGCCGACCTACGGCCGCGTGTCGCGCTGGGGCATGGTGGCCTACGCATCGAGTCTCGATCAGGGCGGCCCCATGGCTCGCACCGCCGAAGACTGCGCGCTGCTGCTGTCGGCAATGGCCGGCTTCGATGCCAAGGACTCCACCAGCGTCGACCAGCCACTGGACGACTACCTCGCCGCGCTGAGCCAGCCGCTCGCCGGCCTGCGCATCGGTCTGCCGAAGGAGTACTTCGGCGCCGGTCTCGATCCGAAGATCGCTGACGCCGTGATGGCATCCGTCGAGGAGCTGAAGAAGCTCGGCGCCACGGTCATGGACATCAGCCTGCCGAACATGCAGCACGCGATTCCTTCCTATTACGTGATCGCACCAGCCGAGGCCTCTTCCAATCTCTCGCGTTTCGATGGCGTGCGCTTCGGCTATCGCTGCGAAAACCCGGCCGACCTTACCGACCTCTACAAGCGCTCGCGCGCCGAAGGCTTCGGTGACGAGGTCAAGCGGCGCATCATGGTCGGCACCTATGCGCTGTCGGCCGGTTACTACGATGCCTACTACCTGAAGGCGCAAAAGATCCGTCGCCTGATCAAGCAGGACTTCGTCGCGGCCTTCGAGCAGGTCGACGTGATCCTCGGCCCGACCACGCCGAACCTGGCCTGGAAGCTGGGCGAGAAAAACGCCGATCCGGTTTCTGCCTACCTGGAAGACATCTACACCATCACCGCCAACCTGGCGGGCATCCCGGGCCTGTCGATGCCGGCCGGCTTCATCGATGGCCTGCCGGTGGGGGTACAACTGTTGGCGCCGTACTTCCAGGAAGCGCGCCTGCTCAATGTGGCGCACCAGTATCAACAAGTCACCGATTGGCACATGCGCGCCCCGGCCGGATTCTGA
- the gatB gene encoding Asp-tRNA(Asn)/Glu-tRNA(Gln) amidotransferase subunit GatB, with amino-acid sequence MQWETVIGLEIHAQLATQSKIFSGSATTFGAEPNTQASLVDLGMPGTLPVLNAEAVRMACKFGLAIDAEIAPKNVFARKNYFYPDLPKGYQTSQMDHPIVGKGHLDITLEDGSTRRIGITRAHLEEDAGKSLHEDFHGMSGIDLNRAGTPLLEIVSEPDIRSAKEAVAYVKAIHALVRYLGICDGNMAEGSLRCDCNVSVRPKGQAEFGTRAEIKNVNSFRFIEKAINHEVQRQIELIEDGGKVVQETRLYDPNKDETRSMRSKEEANDYRYFPCPDLLPVVIEQSFLDEVRASLPELPVQKRERFEREFGLSAYDASVLAASRELADYFEQVQQACGDAKLAANWVMGELSSLLNKEGLEIEQSPVSAEQLGGMILRIKDDTISGKIAKMVFEAMAAGEGSADQIIEKKGLKQVTDSGAIEAMLDEVLAANAEQVEQYRASDEAKRGKMFGFFVGQAMKASKGKANPGQVNQLLKKKLEG; translated from the coding sequence ATGCAATGGGAAACCGTGATCGGGCTGGAGATTCACGCACAGCTCGCGACCCAGTCGAAGATCTTTTCCGGTAGCGCCACCACTTTCGGTGCCGAGCCCAACACCCAGGCCAGCCTCGTCGATCTGGGCATGCCCGGCACCCTGCCGGTACTCAATGCCGAAGCCGTGCGCATGGCGTGCAAGTTCGGCCTGGCAATCGACGCCGAGATCGCGCCGAAGAACGTCTTCGCCCGCAAGAACTACTTCTATCCTGACCTTCCAAAGGGCTACCAGACCAGCCAGATGGACCATCCCATCGTCGGCAAGGGCCATCTGGACATCACCCTGGAAGATGGCAGCACCCGGCGCATCGGTATCACCCGCGCACACCTGGAAGAGGACGCCGGCAAGAGCCTGCACGAAGACTTCCACGGCATGAGCGGTATCGACCTGAACCGCGCCGGCACCCCGCTGCTGGAGATCGTCTCCGAGCCGGACATCCGTTCGGCCAAGGAAGCGGTCGCCTACGTCAAGGCGATCCACGCGCTGGTGCGCTACCTCGGCATCTGCGACGGCAACATGGCCGAAGGCTCGCTGCGCTGCGACTGCAACGTCTCGGTGCGGCCCAAGGGCCAGGCCGAGTTCGGCACCCGCGCCGAGATCAAGAACGTCAACTCCTTCCGCTTCATCGAGAAGGCGATCAACCACGAAGTGCAGCGGCAGATCGAGCTGATCGAGGACGGCGGCAAGGTGGTGCAGGAAACCCGCCTGTACGACCCTAACAAGGACGAGACGCGCTCCATGCGCAGCAAGGAAGAAGCCAACGACTATCGCTACTTCCCCTGCCCCGACCTGCTGCCGGTGGTGATCGAGCAGAGCTTTCTCGACGAAGTGCGCGCCAGCCTGCCGGAGCTGCCGGTGCAGAAGCGCGAACGCTTCGAGCGCGAGTTCGGCCTGTCGGCCTATGACGCCAGCGTGCTGGCCGCCAGCCGCGAGCTGGCCGACTACTTCGAGCAGGTCCAGCAGGCCTGCGGCGACGCCAAGCTGGCCGCCAACTGGGTGATGGGCGAGCTGTCCAGCCTGCTCAACAAGGAAGGCCTGGAGATCGAGCAGTCACCGGTTTCCGCCGAGCAACTGGGCGGCATGATCCTGCGCATCAAGGACGACACCATCAGCGGCAAGATCGCCAAGATGGTCTTCGAGGCCATGGCCGCCGGTGAAGGCTCGGCTGACCAGATCATCGAGAAGAAAGGCCTCAAGCAGGTTACCGACTCCGGCGCCATCGAGGCGATGCTCGACGAAGTGCTGGCGGCCAATGCCGAGCAGGTCGAGCAGTACCGCGCCAGCGACGAAGCCAAGCGCGGCAAGATGTTCGGCTTCTTCGTCGGCCAGGCGATGAAGGCTTCCAAGGGCAAGGCCAACCCTGGCCAGGTGAACCAACTGCTGAAGAAGAAACTCGAAGGCTAA
- a CDS encoding septal ring lytic transglycosylase RlpA family protein produces the protein MRLTRFTALLLLALLASGCADRQPAQPTKAPPATHDRFSQSGKASYYARMHHGQRTANGETHDQNALVAAHRSLPFGTRVRVTNEQNGKQVVVRINDRGPFRRGRIIDLSRAAAAQLDMLESGVIRVRIETLP, from the coding sequence ATGCGCCTGACACGCTTCACCGCCCTGCTGTTGCTGGCCTTGCTGGCCAGCGGCTGCGCAGATCGCCAGCCGGCTCAACCCACCAAGGCACCACCCGCCACGCATGATCGCTTCAGCCAGAGCGGCAAGGCCTCCTATTACGCGCGGATGCACCACGGCCAACGCACCGCCAACGGCGAAACCCATGATCAGAACGCACTGGTCGCCGCCCATCGCAGTCTGCCCTTCGGCACGCGGGTGCGGGTAACCAACGAGCAGAACGGCAAGCAGGTGGTGGTACGCATCAACGATCGCGGCCCCTTTCGCCGCGGCCGCATCATCGACCTTTCTCGCGCGGCGGCGGCACAACTGGACATGCTCGAGAGCGGTGTGATCCGCGTACGTATCGAAACCCTTCCATGA
- a CDS encoding calcium/sodium antiporter, with the protein MSLITFAYLIGGLVLLVVGAEALVRGAAKLASRFGIPPLIIGLTVVAFGTSAPETAVSVQASLNGSGDIAVGNVIGSNIANILLILGVSAVIAPLVVSRQLIRLDVPVMIGAGLLCYGLAWNGSISRLDGILLLVALIGYTLFLVVASKRDKPGPGVDEFDTEFGPDTGDKPYAWVLQLLLILLGLGLLVGGSNLLIEGAVGLARALGLSELVIGLTVVAVGTSMPELATSVLAVIKGERDIAVGNVVGSCIFNLLLVLGAGAAVAADGLSISPNAQSFDFPVMLAVFVACLPIFFSGYCIRRWEGLMFFAYYLAYTLYLVMFATGLGAIELLRDAMLWFAFPLTAVTLLVIFLRAWQHQR; encoded by the coding sequence ATGTCGCTGATTACCTTTGCCTACCTCATCGGCGGCCTGGTGTTGCTCGTCGTCGGCGCCGAAGCGCTGGTACGCGGTGCCGCCAAACTGGCCAGCCGTTTCGGCATTCCACCCCTGATCATCGGACTGACCGTAGTGGCCTTCGGCACCAGCGCACCGGAAACAGCCGTCAGCGTACAGGCATCGCTGAATGGCAGCGGTGACATCGCGGTAGGCAATGTGATCGGCAGCAACATCGCCAATATCCTGCTGATTCTCGGCGTTTCCGCAGTGATCGCACCGCTGGTGGTATCCCGGCAGCTGATCCGCCTCGACGTGCCGGTGATGATCGGCGCCGGGCTGCTCTGCTATGGACTGGCCTGGAACGGTAGCATCAGCCGACTGGACGGTATCCTGCTGCTCGTTGCCCTGATTGGCTACACGCTGTTTCTGGTAGTCGCCAGCAAGCGGGACAAACCGGGACCTGGCGTCGATGAATTCGACACGGAGTTCGGTCCGGACACCGGCGACAAGCCCTATGCCTGGGTGCTCCAGCTGTTGCTGATCCTGCTCGGTCTGGGGCTGCTGGTGGGCGGCTCGAATCTGCTGATCGAAGGTGCCGTGGGCCTGGCCCGTGCGCTCGGTCTTTCCGAACTGGTCATCGGCCTGACGGTGGTCGCGGTCGGCACCTCGATGCCGGAGCTGGCGACCTCGGTGCTGGCGGTCATCAAGGGTGAACGCGACATTGCCGTCGGCAATGTGGTGGGTAGCTGCATCTTCAATCTGCTGCTGGTGCTCGGGGCCGGCGCCGCGGTGGCTGCGGACGGCCTGTCCATTTCACCCAACGCCCAGTCCTTCGACTTCCCGGTAATGCTGGCCGTGTTCGTCGCCTGCCTGCCGATTTTCTTTTCCGGGTATTGCATCCGCCGCTGGGAAGGGCTGATGTTTTTCGCCTATTACCTGGCCTACACCCTGTATCTGGTGATGTTCGCCACCGGCCTGGGCGCCATCGAGCTGCTGCGCGACGCGATGCTCTGGTTCGCGTTCCCCTTGACGGCCGTCACGCTTTTGGTGATCTTCCTGCGCGCCTGGCAACACCAGCGCTGA
- a CDS encoding calcium/sodium antiporter: protein MTLMTFVYLVAGLVLLVAGAEVLVRGAAKLAAQFGISPLVIGLTVVAFGTSAPETAVSVQASLNGSGDIAIGNVVGSNIANVLLILGMTALVAPLVVSRQLIRLDVPIMIGASLVTFGLAWDGELSRIDGALLFTAVVAYTLFLIISSRREKAAEVDDEFAKEFGLDEPAKPHAGLINAGLVIAGLVLLVVGSNFLVEGAVALARALGLSELVIGLTVIAIGTSLPELATSIMAAFRGERDIAVGNIVGSNIFNLLCVLGLASLVSPQAIGVSSNALAFDFPVMIAVAVACLPIFFAGYCIKRWEGALFLAYYVAYTLYLVLTSTGRPFAETFGDAMLGYALPLTAITLLVIAGRAWKTQR, encoded by the coding sequence GTGACCCTGATGACCTTTGTCTACCTCGTAGCCGGCTTGGTGCTGCTCGTCGCCGGCGCGGAGGTCCTGGTGCGAGGTGCAGCCAAACTCGCCGCCCAGTTCGGCATTTCCCCGCTGGTCATCGGTCTCACCGTGGTCGCTTTCGGTACAAGCGCGCCAGAAACGGCCGTCAGCGTGCAAGCTTCACTCAACGGTAGCGGCGACATTGCAATCGGCAACGTGGTGGGCAGCAACATCGCCAACGTGCTGCTGATCCTCGGCATGACCGCGCTGGTCGCCCCGCTGGTGGTGTCGCGCCAATTGATCCGCCTGGACGTGCCGATCATGATCGGTGCCAGCCTGGTGACTTTCGGCCTTGCCTGGGACGGCGAACTCAGCCGTATCGACGGCGCGCTGCTGTTCACCGCGGTAGTGGCTTACACGCTGTTCCTGATCATCAGCAGCCGCCGGGAAAAAGCTGCGGAAGTCGACGACGAGTTTGCCAAGGAGTTCGGTTTGGACGAGCCGGCCAAGCCGCATGCAGGGCTGATCAACGCTGGCCTCGTGATCGCAGGTCTGGTGTTGCTGGTAGTGGGTTCCAACTTCCTAGTCGAGGGTGCCGTGGCCCTGGCCCGGGCGCTCGGCCTGTCGGAGCTGGTCATCGGCTTGACGGTAATTGCCATCGGTACTTCGCTGCCGGAACTGGCCACCTCGATCATGGCGGCCTTCCGCGGCGAGCGTGATATCGCCGTCGGCAACATCGTCGGCAGCAACATCTTCAATCTGCTCTGCGTACTGGGCCTGGCCTCGCTGGTGTCGCCGCAAGCGATCGGCGTGTCGTCCAACGCGCTGGCCTTCGATTTCCCGGTGATGATCGCCGTAGCGGTGGCCTGCCTGCCGATCTTCTTCGCCGGCTACTGCATCAAGCGTTGGGAAGGCGCGCTGTTCCTCGCCTATTACGTGGCGTACACCCTGTACCTGGTGCTGACCAGCACCGGCCGCCCGTTCGCGGAAACCTTTGGCGATGCCATGCTGGGCTACGCGCTGCCGTTGACCGCGATCACGCTGCTGGTCATCGCCGGCCGCGCCTGGAAAACCCAGCGCTGA
- a CDS encoding polymer-forming cytoskeletal protein has product MFHKKKPAPRVTIDQFSSLISGNLSLVGDVTFEEGLKVSGEVRGDVCHKPGTHSLLALSAEGRIEGNVSSYDALIDGTIVGDLVVEHLLELHSNARVRGNIRYRQLSMENGAVVDGTLNRMGDEEESAQVFELPRPQMREG; this is encoded by the coding sequence ATGTTTCACAAGAAAAAGCCGGCACCACGCGTCACCATCGATCAATTTTCCAGCCTGATCTCCGGCAATCTGTCCCTGGTCGGGGACGTGACCTTCGAGGAAGGATTGAAGGTCAGCGGCGAAGTGCGAGGCGATGTCTGCCACAAGCCGGGTACCCATAGCCTGCTGGCGCTGAGTGCCGAGGGACGGATCGAGGGCAACGTGAGCAGTTACGATGCGCTGATCGACGGCACCATCGTCGGTGATCTGGTGGTGGAGCATCTGCTCGAGCTGCATTCCAATGCACGCGTGCGCGGGAACATCCGCTATCGCCAGTTGAGCATGGAGAACGGCGCGGTGGTCGACGGCACCCTCAACCGCATGGGGGACGAAGAGGAGAGTGCCCAGGTGTTCGAGCTTCCCCGGCCTCAGATGCGTGAGGGCTAA